The following DNA comes from Ptychodera flava strain L36383 chromosome 23 unlocalized genomic scaffold, AS_Pfla_20210202 Scaffold_24__1_contigs__length_23054250_pilon, whole genome shotgun sequence.
ACTGCTGCAATCTTCCTTTGCCCGTGTGTTCTTGCAGGTGTTTGAGAAAGTTTTCCTGCCCGACGACAGTCCCATCACAAATGTCACAGACAAATATTGTGTCTTTTTCACTGTCACAATTTGCTCTCGGTGGCTCATGACGTAATTTTGCTGTAGGGAGGTCAAATGTGGAACTGCTGCTCTCAGGAAAGGCCTGATTACTCCACAACGGAGAAGTCCCAAGATCTTGCTGGTGGGGCAAATAAGAACTGCCTGTTTTGTTTGGTATTTGGCTTAATATCTGTACTCCACAAGGTGAAGAAAAGCCGGGGTCATTTTCTCCCTTGCAGTTTGCTGTTTCCCGGATGACTTCACCTGACACTGACCAGAAGGAGTGGATTTTAGGACCTGTTGACATCTGGCCAAGATTTCCATCACTATTGTTGGCACGTGTACCGTGAGAAACCGGACCATTGTTTAGTAGCGTGTCTGTCGGTGTGGTTGAGTTTTGGGTCACTTGTGGGATATTGTTTTCCCCATGTCTTTCTCTTGGAGTCACACTGTCACCAAAATCTGTCAGTCCTGGGTTTTGAAAATCTTGGAAAAGCAGTTCGTTTCAGATATTCCCATTGAATTTTCAGCGTGAGGTATGGTATGACAGTGTTCAGCAAATATAGCGCCCCCTTGAGGTGTCATGGTACCATTCTTATGCATACTCCGTGAAGGAAATTGTCCTTCAGGTAGGTCCTTGCAGTTTTTGGAACTGTCTGTGTTCAAAGACTTTTCAATGTCATGTCCAGAACTTGTATACTCGTTCTCTGTTGTCCTGGTGCCTGCTGTCGTCATGGCGCCCTCTTGTGTCGTTTTCATGTTGCCCAGTGTTGACACAGCACCCTCTTGTGTCATTTTCCTGTTGTCTGCTGTTGTCACAGTGCCCTCTGGTGTTTGATATGTACTGGGCTTGCCAACTTCACCTTGAGTTTCAGCTTCAGTATCAACTCTTGTGTGACCTTCACCTTCTCTCCCTTTCTGAGAAAGAGAGGACTTCTCACCACCTACTCCTGTGTTTATTGGTTTCACGCAACTTTTCTCACTCCCGTAGCTTACACTTACATCCATCTGGAGAGCTCCACTTTCACACAGGAAGTTGAGAATTGCAACTTTCTCTGGAAAAGAAAGGCAAGAACAACGAACAGGTCATATTAGTCTTAACCACTGTCTTTGGAATTGTCCTTTCATTGCTGATGTGATTTGATTTTCAAGATTTGAGAGAAAATTCAGGTTTCTCAACCTTGTTAACATGATGCTTGAAATACTTTTCCCTATCAAATTAACCTGGTCACCCCCGATTCCCTAAAAACATGTCCACATTTGCCACTAATAACAATGGAttagggccaaaccattgtggtcaAAGGGTTGAAGGGACAAAAGCTCAGATGACAATTCAGTTGTCATCAGTGGACATATTGGTATAGACGCCGTTAAAAAATTTGGCCCCAGCTAATTCACCACAATTTTAAGAGTACCGATAGAACAAGACATGATATTTCACAAGcagaacaacaataaaaaaatgcaaaaagttaCAAGCTATGTCTTTGCAAAATATGGTCATCATCATTTGACCATGAAATACAGGTCAAAATATGTGGATTTACacaattttatttattgtgataaaaaaaaaatttgaagttTCCTTGAGTAAAGTTCAAGCAAAATAACTGGCATAGGCCAACAGTTCtagtttttgatgattttctctCACAGTTTTTGTCTTGCATGTCAACTCTAGACTTTTGCAATTAATGGTGTGGTACATCAGTGTTTATttgtgaacagcgccctcagtggcaTTTACCTTTGCTTGTCAGTTTATCATTTCTCAGTCGGTGGAATAACTCCATGGTTACTTTCACAAAGCAGTCGCCAAGACGATGGACTTGATTTGCCTTGCGCACTTCCTCCCATAACTGAGAACATTctgcagaaataaaaaaatatctgtGAATTTTACAATGTTTGACATACTTCAAAGGATCACATTTTAAGGTAAGGTAGAGTGCGCATCGGGGACAGATAcattgactttcaaattttttacatttcttttctgatataccacttgtggaggcttattttaaccctctgagtgctgtaataatttcccaccaaaattttagtgcaacatttttagcaatctttatgaacttttctgtaattttttgataattttggactaaatggacatcacattttgttggctacagtttgttatcaaaattttgacaaaaatctgaaaaaaatttgactggggtatattttctaaagttgacaaaaattgactttggcaacCAAAGGTTACAGGTCTTGGAGAAAGACTCTTGCAAATCGCACTGAATCCAGTCAAAACAGCTTGCCTATCACCACCCTACATGCAAGTCATGCTGTGGTGTCCTCCTTTCATGGCATGACAGTGGaaaatagagctaaaggtcacACAAAGGGCCATCCAACGAAGTCTTTACATCATTGACAGCTAATAATGAGGTGGTTTTTTTTTATGGGCGGGAAATTTTTATCATCAGGTGGGAAAATTTATCAGTTTGCTCTGCAGGCTACTAAAAGAGTCCAGAGAAGGGGCGCGTCCAGTGGGAGGGCAGAATCATGTGGCGGGGGAGGGTTTGATAGATAATTGGAGAGGGCAAGAGGGTAATTTTCCATGAGGAGAGTGGACAACTTGCAAGCAGAAGGGGAGAATTTTCAAGAAGGAAGGTGCGAGCAGCCCTTACTGTCTgctcaaaatatcacatgatagTATATTTATGCGTAAAACACTTCTGAACTTTGTCCAAAATTCACCTGCTGACAGCCcctatgtaccggtacatatgtgcatttgccctgaACCAGAGCTGACAGTCGTGAAATTGGGTAACTTTTGGATCAGATTTCAACTCTAAGCCTACAGTCCTCACTCCCTTCACCAAGAAGTATTAAACAGTTCAAACCCACTCAGCAACATACTGGTACATGAATACGGGAACTGTATCAACAATACACTTCCCTGCTGTAACAGAGGTCAACAGTTCGTTCCTGATTTGAAAACTGGGTTAGGGCAGTCTCTAGTGCCTCGAACAAAAACTACCATCCACAGAGTGgaaattgaaaatacatattTCTCCTTTATTTTCTTAAACACAAATTCCTCCACTCAGTCAAATAATTTGTCGGACAGAAAATTTTCGGGCTCAGAAGTTGTCCGCCCCAAAACGATGTGTTTAATTGGGCATAAAACTTTTGACATCACCCCTAAAAGAGGACAACAGTAAATGGTGTTAATTGCTAGATGCTTAAGGGCACAattaaagggcgacgaattcggacgcgcacaccctttagaacgtttctgcgcagatttaactccagcctgtcgcaaatgggttactttgtagcgcatgtatttaacatcacctgtcattgttgaaattgcgcttttacctatttttttgacccagtctcttagaaatacatgtgacctataaccttgtcatattttgaccccctaagaagctggtttttattcaatatgagcgaaaaattaacatttctctcccatttacatggcgcatattatccattcacctggagatattgtaaaaagtagcgtggtgacacccttttattaaaagtgtaaactaaatggtattatgtcaggattttattcgccaactttggtcaaaatgacaccattcaaagcgacaggaagaaagttcgaaaattatgtagtgatataatttcgatatcgtcattttgtaatcgatacttatgtaaaaatttctttacaaacatcatgaaaactatacattcgatagatatggatcttaactCTTagcatttattaaaattaactcatttgctaagcgttttataattgctttctttagtttaagtgaattatatcatttttatttatttctaacgacgccattttaacgtccgtttccatggaaacgagcgtggtgacccccattttttattttatttttgcacttgcacaacttccaagaatatttgtgcaaagtttcaagaaaatgacaccacaacttaattttgacgtaattcgtagtacttcaccttaagggCACAATTCACTGTTCAGTACACATTATTGTACTGGCCTATCTCATTGATTTGTGCtgacaaattgtgaattctgataaaattttccatttgaaattcatagaaTCAACTTCTATTTGCATTATATTGTTATGAAAGTATAAGTCAAATAATTTCACTACATACCGGTAGTTCATCAAGACCCAATATGCTGTATCTTTTTGTATCGATAAGATGGTTAGAAATCAACTGCTGCTTATGTAAAACTGCTCACTGAAGTGTAACCACACAACATTTTTCAACAATGAACACACAATTTAAATTTAACGACTAAATAATTTTGgagttgcaactcaaatatgACCACCCTATATACCAGTATAACGTAAAGAGTGTTCCGCACTGAAGTTTAATCAACCAAATCTAACACCCAAGGATTGTAATAGTGGCATTTTCATAGACAATATGGCTTAGTAACAGGAATTCAAAACATCTCCTGGAAGatatttttcattggaaaagcGCCAAAAGACAGAACTAATATGGGGCTTTAATAAACAGGATTAGCGGGTACTCTGTCTTTAACTTCAAAATGACAAATCTGATAAGTATCTCGGTTATTTATATTTGAGCAAAATAATCACTTCAGTTGCACAACCTCATACCTCAGCGGATAAAACCACTGATGAAGTCTCCACACATGATTTAGTTTGACCGACCTTGCTAGAAAGAAACGatctggatcaaaattatttgcTTTGTTTGCGACAAATGATACTTCAAAACACATTGAATTAGCTGTGTACTGTTTTATCGAAATGGAAATTTGAATCAAATTCATTTCGTTGATTCTTAATTGAGCTAACACGACACTCTGACCATTATTAATGCACAGAAATGCTTCAATCACGCTCATCTTAAATACCTTGACTTGGGTTCATTAAATTAGCTAAAAACATGTGCtaactaaaaaaattgtttaccaTGATTTCCTTGgaatcatacatgtattttgtacaaTGAATTGTACATAAATACCAGTAGTTGCCgaaaaaacagccaattttatCCTCCCCCCCAACGCCAACCTGTGGGTGCATAAGTAGTTCAACCGAATTCAGTGGACGATGTGCAATCAATAATGCATTTGTGTGACATGAATCatgtaaattgtcaaaaatCCCTCTTTAAAATCACGGGAGTCCTTGAACTCACGTGAGACCCAGACTAAAATGTCTATCAAAAAGAAGAGTTGAGAACTCTACACAAAGATGCGTAATTCGCTGTATAGGTTTAGATGAGGCCCAGTACTTTTTGATGTCAACTTTGGTGCTAGAGAAGTTGGTACGTACAGTAAGACTTACCAATAGAATCTATGTatagcaaaattattgaatcaCACGAACTaccttatacatgtatataggaGCTCCTGCCGTAAATGTTGCTATAAAGTTGTTGAAATATCAAAGAATTGGTAAAAtggacaaaaaataaacaaataaattgaaaatggtcTCTCCAATGTAAAATGGTACAGAACTTGACTGGCACTTAAAAGTCAAGATGTACCAGTAAAAAAAAGTTGTGGGCCCACAAAACTCAAATTATTGCTTGTTTTTTCTCCATCTGTCCATTACCGGTATGTGgtaaaaatcaacaaatgagACACATTGAAAATGAGCAAAACCTCCAATATACATTATTACAGGTTGTGTAGTGGGATATTGTATTGGAAATTGTTTATGACAATCATACCATTTCTGTACAGGTTTTGATTCCGGACATGCGTGTTTTTTCGAAACAATGACAGGCTAATCTGCACTTTGAACTTGATGTAAACATTCTCATGCTACCACTACTAGCACTTGTTTAAGAAGTCCCTTCCGGCGCTGATAACCGGATTTTGACAtaagatatgcaaattttgcatgaCATAAGACATAagatatgcaaatattgcaTAAGTCGGCTTAACTGACCTGCTGGAAACTGGGGCAGAGATAATGTACCGGTACGTAACGCCCCACTTTAACCGAAATACAGAAACAATGACATTATCTCAGATAGCAAGCTGAAGTCACATGTCAATGATTGACACTTGCAATGTGAAAACCTAGAAATATGGGACAATCATCACCAGGATCATTAAGACACTTATGAAAAACAAAACTCACTTTATCTGGGAGATGCAGTTTAGCTCTTCTTTGAGCAAATTAGCACTATAACTGGCAACAAGaattttacagactaaagctgctataacatataCCAGGCCAAGTGGGTaaaaatacacatacatatggttttggctcaatactgcctTTTagttggcagatggggaagtgatactgcctGGCAGGAAAAAGGGCTAACTTCAAGCCAAACCTTTGCTGGTTGCCAATATTTACAATGTGCAAGTACCGGTACAagtaaaaaatttaattttaatggaTTCACAAAATTAACCCAGCAGTCATTCACAACTTTTTAACCATGTGGCGACAGAAAGGGTACCTCCAGATACATTTGCCAGTATATACAGCAATGTGTATTTTGTATGAGGAAACTTTCATTGAAGGGAAAttcattttgtgtttaattccTTATGATGCTTTTTAGCTGCATACGTGCGCAACTTCTCAGTGACTCAATGACTGGTCACATAACAAGGAATTTACTTATTTACCGGTTGGCCTCTACCTTCAGTGCaacacaaaatgaacaaatctCTCACAGACTGAAGTCCTTACAATGCATTTCACATCGATGCCAcaacgattagcttgggtattaCAACACATTTTAAAGTCATCAACTCATTGATACAGTAAACCAGCACGGGGCAGCCGCTCTGTctggactgagagataaacagttgactgcacttgatctacaatgtcaCTGTTTTAACAATGTCAGCTGAGAGTTGACGAGCTGAAATGGTAAATACAAAACACACATTTTCTTGTTTATAGCTCTCCACTAAAAGTATAAAAACAGCTACATTGTGGATAAAGTGTAATCAACTGATCAGTTATCGGTCTAGACAGAGTGGCCCCATGCTGGTGTACTGTAATTATCAAAGAGTTAAACTACCGTACATGTCATGATACCCAAACTAATTGTCTGTTTTGTACGTGCAATGCGTCCATCTCACATGCTGAGTTGTGGCACTGACGTGAAATGTACTGTAGTTCAAGTTCACTGAAACTGGCAAATTTTGAAGATAAAAATATATCAGTGATTGAAAAGTCTCCCGTCTACAGAAGTGTCCATGAGGACTGGTTTAATATCAGATGGTGAATAAACAGAGAAGTTAGATAAGACAACTTTCTGATCAGAGTCAGGTGTAAGATAGGATATTTGACAAACAGCTATCAAGCACAGCCAAGGTGAAAACAATGTATCGTACATTGCCATTTCCAAGGTCTAATCACACTGTGCAAATAAATCATTGAAAAGGTGAGGTTTTtagttataattttttttaaaaatacaactgtAGTAGACATAAGAAGACCTACAAAGTTTACACACATGACTGACTGCCAGGGATTTAGCAAGGTACACTAGACTTACACGTAATAGGAGACATCTGCCAATCAGGAGATTTCACCTGAATGGAAGAAAATATTATTCCAATCAGGAGATTTTCTCCCCTTATGGAGAttacttttgacaaaatgtcaccaattgatacagatatcacatgggagctaaaaataaaacaatacattATGAATTTCAATACAGTTTTGGGAATTCAGGAGTGAATTTAACTATCGCTGAAGTGGATCATTGCAGTGAGTGAACTGCTCAGCTATCCGATGAAAAGAGTTATCGTGTTGCATTAAGCGTGTCCATAAGATGAGTTCTTGGAAGACAAATGCAACCCTGACACTGTGTCCATAAGACATTTTCTCTTCGACAACACTGCAACCCTGACACCGTGTTCATAAAATGAGTTCTTGGAAGACACTGCAACCCTGACACTGTGTCCATAAAATGAGTTCTTGGAAGACACTGTAACCCTGACACTGTGTCCATACAAAACAGATAATCACTACAGTTACAAGCAAAGGTCAATGTCAGTAAACAGATAGGCATCCACCTCAATTGCATTACTGTATTCACAGTCTAAGTACCTTGGTCCAGTACAACAAAGCAGGGGTGACTCTTTGCTTGTATTATGAATGGGATACTGGAATGGAATGAttctaaattcaaaattccatttTGGGATGTTTGACTTCTTAAGATGTTGCCAGTCCTGCACAGCGGAGACCAGTAACTTGTCAACATAAAGAAACtgacatttatttcaaattgcATACCGGTACAAATTATGTGGTTACAAAATGCAGGAAAGTTTATCTCACACAAAGAACTACtggtacaaaaacaaaaaaaattattgttgttgaaGGTTGAAAACACTATTTTCACTCTAAGTATGAACTCTGTACATAAAATTCCCATTTGGAATTAGGGAactttaatttgtaatttggctCCTGTCAAAACTGGAATTTTGAGATTTTGGAATCTTTTTACTCCAGTCTTCCTTTCGGTGGGTCTTCTACTTGCGCTATCAAAGGGTTTTCTGCAGTtcaatttatgctaatttatgcagtTTTACAGAGTATCCCTCTATATCTCTCATTTATTACTTCAGATATCCAACTATGGTATTCCACTCATGCATGTACTATTACTATTATTTATTGACAATCTTCAAATTTATCACTGAATCTTAATCACGTTAGGTTCAATAGTACAAGGATGTCAAACATTTTCCAAAACCTCTGAACATTATGGCAAGGCCCTGTTCACAAGCAGGGACTTCAATTTACATCAGAAATAAAATGTGTACATCTACTTAACATCAGTTGTGTCAGTGTAACAGTTACAGTGAGAAACCTTAACCTTATCCTGCCCAGATCGTCAGGTCCCCATCTGTATTCAAAGTCTGTGAATGGTTGTTGAGCCAAACTTGTGCATTTTCACGTGCTCACGGGGCATGGTATGGCATAACAGGTTAAATTCAATCAGTAAAAAGTCATGTTTACTGTATCTTTATTTCATTGGCCTgcaaatgttcaagtctttgtGTAAATGCAACAAATACCGGTAGGTCATGTTATGCCTGTtttaaaccctttgagtgccaagtcAATTTTATACCGGTAGATGAAAtccagataattttttttcagattttttccaaaattttgatcaaaatctgATAGCGTATGGAAAacaatgtccatttggtccaaaattgtccaaaaatcagaaaaaaatatgatttttttttaaattttgcacttaaattttggcgggaaaattcaCAGCACTGAAAGGGTCAATTAAGTTGACCTGATGAtgacagatgaaaggataaatCCTGCCCAATagtatcactttcccatctACCAGGTCAGTAAAAAAGCAGTATGTActttcacccacttggtatgGTATTTTACAGCagtttagtctgtaaaaatcttgTTTACAATACGTGTGTTTTCAGAGGCACTTCACatgttcaatttttgtttaaagtttgttaaaatgcaatataccggtatgaGACATTTTCAAGTTTCACTAGTGTTAACCAATTTGACCTGACAGTGAAATACAAACTTGGTAAATTAAGGTCCTCGTAAAAACCTGCAAGTGACAGGGACAG
Coding sequences within:
- the LOC139124510 gene encoding uncharacterized protein, encoding MDADSDFVFSVKRNVNVSFTKDPYPAMSDVDDRLTAVKRSSDERPVCFQECSQLWEEVRKANQVHRLGDCFVKVTMELFHRLRNDKLTSKEKVAILNFLCESGALQMDVSVSYGSEKSCVKPINTGVGGEKSSLSQKGREGEGHTRVDTEAETQGEVGKPSTYQTPEGTVTTADNRKMTQEGAVSTLGNMKTTQEGAMTTAGTRTTENEYTSSGHDIEKSLNTDSSKNCKDLPEGQFPSRSMHKNGTMTPQGGAIFAEHCHTIPHAENSMGISETNCFSKIFKTQD